From Peptoanaerobacter stomatis, one genomic window encodes:
- a CDS encoding AAA family ATPase, whose product MLDKLQKYGISDNIINELRYFRQYYKTDDSVINRIQEPKSFYYGIDVWEQCLYALLNSQNILLVGTKATGKNILADNLAYAFARPKWTVSFHNFLDADDLIGVDTYKNSQVVFRNGSISECSIYGGFGILDEINMAKNDAISVLYSALDYRRVIDISGYKKIDISEPTRFIATMNYGYYGTKELNEALISRFAVIQMPKLNKDMIFEILKGSFTNINEDSLQLLSEIFENLQTKAQNGQISSKAVDLRGLIDAVSLAKKGMNISKALQICITNKVFDEYERQIISDLIKLKLSNKISLAGD is encoded by the coding sequence ATGCTTGATAAATTACAAAAATATGGAATAAGCGACAATATTATAAATGAACTTAGATATTTTAGACAATATTATAAAACAGATGATAGTGTCATTAATAGAATACAAGAGCCTAAGAGTTTTTATTATGGCATAGATGTTTGGGAACAATGTCTTTATGCACTTTTAAATTCACAAAATATACTTTTAGTAGGCACAAAAGCTACTGGGAAAAATATACTTGCAGATAATCTGGCATATGCTTTTGCAAGACCTAAATGGACAGTATCTTTTCACAACTTTTTAGATGCTGATGATTTGATAGGGGTAGATACTTATAAAAACTCACAAGTAGTTTTTAGAAATGGTTCAATAAGTGAGTGTTCCATATATGGAGGCTTTGGTATATTAGATGAGATAAACATGGCTAAAAATGATGCCATATCGGTTTTATACTCAGCACTTGACTATAGAAGAGTAATAGATATATCAGGATATAAAAAAATAGATATATCCGAGCCTACAAGATTTATAGCTACAATGAATTATGGCTATTATGGAACAAAAGAACTCAATGAAGCATTAATATCAAGATTTGCAGTAATACAAATGCCAAAGCTTAATAAAGATATGATATTTGAAATATTAAAAGGTTCTTTTACGAATATAAATGAAGACAGCTTACAATTATTATCAGAAATATTTGAAAATTTACAGACAAAAGCACAAAATGGACAAATATCATCAAAAGCTGTAGATTTAAGAGGGCTTATAGATGCTGTATCTCTTGCCAAAAAAGGAATGAATATAAGCAAGGCACTTCAGATATGTATTACAAATAAAGTATTTGACGAATATGAAAGACAAATAATATCTGATTTAATAAAATTAAAATTATCGAATAAAATTTCTTTGGCAGGTGATTAA
- a CDS encoding vWA domain-containing protein, with translation MEVSSYYDRGRISNIVWTITDKYGYEVDFSLIEQDYFSYELIYNATIIGSVYNILDYKMIADFIKSIKEQINKAKEILTLFFMCIEETCINKNMEFIKNIENIRYENYKYNIKILSETGKKDKLYNMLRLAYWHNNTDKIMIFPHNIIHIIRSIGEFKTVDNTIDFIEKFKKIINLYFKFEEDNIKQNIENSQNINEKTKSAIAISIKNNKEKIYEFFEEYTSSEFNPNESIIEKNFSADSSTIDEKEDTSKEEENLKKMENYYGKTMFDINKLHILEKKYCKDIHHAYKLFFTKGDLSSIKEDYRKNQIEQEQNKNKYEYMSKKEYYDRSIEKLKSIIKQSLAQNENVKNKSYSGNVDARLIYKAEKINDYKIFWKEKRRDEIKFLVDIVIDSSASLLEKQSKLSVQAYIISKALEDLKIENSIKTFNSFMDYTVIKILKDYDDMKSENCFDYFCSGGNRDGLAIDVIGSMSNNMSDYKKMMIIFTDAKPFDVQVLHAIGTKAKKPYQGDIAIDDTANVIRKLRQKSTKVCGIFSGQEEDVGVIRYIYGSDFLHINSVEQLSTKVGRFISDYISNFYE, from the coding sequence ATGGAAGTATCTTCATACTATGATAGGGGCAGAATATCAAATATAGTGTGGACAATCACAGATAAATACGGATATGAAGTCGATTTTTCTCTTATAGAGCAAGATTATTTTTCCTATGAATTAATATATAATGCCACTATAATAGGCTCGGTATATAACATACTTGACTATAAGATGATAGCAGATTTTATAAAAAGTATTAAAGAGCAAATAAATAAAGCTAAAGAGATACTTACACTATTTTTTATGTGTATTGAAGAAACTTGTATAAATAAAAATATGGAATTTATAAAAAATATAGAAAATATCAGATATGAAAATTATAAATACAATATAAAAATTTTGAGTGAAACAGGAAAAAAAGACAAGCTATATAATATGTTGAGATTGGCATATTGGCATAATAATACAGATAAAATCATGATATTTCCACACAATATAATTCACATAATAAGAAGTATAGGTGAATTTAAAACAGTAGATAACACCATAGACTTTATAGAAAAATTTAAAAAAATAATTAATTTATACTTTAAATTTGAGGAAGACAACATAAAGCAAAATATTGAAAATTCACAGAATATAAATGAAAAAACTAAATCTGCCATAGCTATATCAATAAAAAATAATAAAGAGAAGATATATGAGTTTTTCGAAGAATATACATCTTCAGAATTCAATCCTAATGAAAGTATAATTGAGAAAAATTTTTCTGCAGACTCATCTACCATAGATGAAAAAGAAGATACATCAAAAGAAGAAGAAAACCTAAAAAAAATGGAAAACTACTATGGTAAAACTATGTTTGACATAAATAAACTGCATATATTGGAAAAAAAGTATTGCAAAGATATACATCACGCATATAAACTTTTTTTTACAAAAGGGGATTTGTCATCTATAAAAGAAGATTATAGAAAAAATCAAATTGAGCAGGAGCAAAATAAAAATAAATATGAATATATGAGCAAGAAAGAGTATTACGATAGGTCTATAGAAAAGTTGAAATCCATAATAAAGCAAAGTTTGGCTCAAAATGAAAATGTAAAAAATAAATCATACAGCGGTAACGTAGATGCAAGGCTTATATATAAAGCAGAAAAGATAAATGATTATAAAATTTTTTGGAAAGAAAAAAGAAGAGATGAAATAAAATTTCTCGTGGATATAGTTATAGATTCAAGTGCCTCGTTGCTTGAAAAGCAGAGCAAATTATCGGTTCAAGCTTATATAATATCAAAGGCATTGGAAGATTTGAAGATAGAAAATTCTATAAAAACATTCAACAGTTTTATGGATTATACAGTTATAAAAATATTGAAAGACTATGATGATATGAAAAGTGAAAATTGCTTTGATTATTTTTGTAGCGGTGGAAACAGAGATGGGCTTGCAATAGATGTTATAGGTTCGATGTCAAATAATATGAGTGATTACAAAAAGATGATGATAATATTCACAGACGCAAAACCGTTTGATGTACAAGTATTACACGCTATAGGAACAAAAGCTAAAAAACCATATCAAGGAGATATCGCAATAGATGATACAGCAAATGTTATAAGAAAACTAAGGCAGAAAAGCACAAAGGTATGTGGTATATTCAGTGGTCAAGAAGAAGATGTAGGCGTAATAAGATATATATACGGCAGTGATTTTTTGCATATAAATTCAGTAGAACAGCTTTCAACCAAAGTAGGTAGATTTATAAGCGATTATATAAGTAATTTTTACGAATAA
- the alaS gene encoding alanine--tRNA ligase, whose amino-acid sequence MEFMKANDIRKKYLDFFKSKEHYVKNSFSLVPKNDKSLLLINAGMAPLKNYFLGIEVPPSKRMATCQKCVRTGDIENVGRTARHATFFEMLGNFSFGDYFKKEATSFAWEFVTKILKLDEDKLWVTVYEEDDEAFDIWKNKVGVSEERIVRLGKDDNFWEIGNGQGPCGPCSEIYIDRGKEYGCDDPNCKPGCDCDRFLEFWNLVFTQFDKQVDGSYKKLEHPNIDTGMGLERMACIMQGVDSIFDIDTMKQIRTKICEISGKKYNENEKTDVSIRIITDHLRAITFMVSDGIVPSNEGRGYVLRRLARRAIRHAKLIGIDKKFINDVANVVIDVYADGYEDLVTNKDYINKILKMEEEKFNETLDTGINILNAYIEDAVKNNDKKIKGEDAFKLYDTYGFPLELTIEIAEEKNCSVDKEEFENQMQQQRERARNARAKGTDIGWKDEISSLDLSVKNTEFVGYDSLEIENSIQDIIFEKKIVDEALQGQEVILIFDRTPFYAESGGQVGDIGQISGENFKIIVNDVKKSTNGLYLHHCTIEEGRVKKSEKAVLKVDKDIRFATRRNHTATHLLHKALKIVLGDHIQQAGSLVSSDRLRFDFNHFSGMSKEEISMVEKIVNEQIYNALDVKTEVMSIEDAKNTGAMSLFDEKYGDMVRVLSIGDFSKEFCGGTHVTNSNDIGMFKITSEGGVASGVRRIEAITGLKVYEYLLGEERLIDTVSNIIKSSKENIEKRITEVVEENKSLDKKLKQIQNESAKNTLDTLIKNAKQIKDVKLITYSYENMQDDVLRDIMQEIIDKTENTIVIFSNVITETGKLSFICMVDKALIPKYNAGKIVKEVAVTTGGNGGGKPNMAQAGGKDISKISEAFAKAKEFIENI is encoded by the coding sequence ATGGAATTTATGAAAGCAAATGATATAAGAAAAAAATATCTTGATTTTTTTAAGAGCAAAGAACATTATGTAAAAAACAGTTTTTCATTAGTGCCTAAAAATGATAAGAGCCTTTTACTTATAAACGCAGGTATGGCTCCGCTAAAAAATTATTTTTTAGGAATTGAAGTACCTCCTTCAAAAAGAATGGCAACTTGCCAAAAATGTGTAAGAACCGGAGATATAGAAAATGTTGGAAGAACAGCAAGACACGCTACTTTTTTTGAGATGCTCGGAAATTTTTCTTTTGGAGATTATTTTAAAAAAGAGGCAACAAGTTTTGCTTGGGAATTTGTAACAAAAATTCTTAAACTTGATGAAGATAAACTTTGGGTTACTGTATACGAAGAAGATGATGAAGCATTTGATATATGGAAAAATAAGGTGGGCGTATCAGAAGAGAGAATAGTAAGACTTGGAAAAGACGATAATTTCTGGGAAATAGGAAACGGTCAAGGTCCTTGCGGTCCATGTTCTGAAATCTACATAGACAGAGGAAAAGAATATGGTTGTGATGATCCAAATTGTAAACCGGGTTGTGATTGTGACAGATTTTTAGAGTTTTGGAATTTGGTATTTACACAATTTGACAAACAAGTTGATGGTAGCTACAAAAAATTGGAGCATCCTAACATAGATACAGGTATGGGATTGGAGAGAATGGCTTGTATAATGCAAGGTGTAGACTCTATATTTGATATAGATACTATGAAACAGATAAGAACAAAAATATGTGAAATATCAGGTAAAAAATATAATGAAAATGAAAAAACAGATGTATCTATAAGAATAATAACAGACCATTTAAGAGCTATAACATTTATGGTGAGTGACGGTATAGTGCCTTCAAATGAGGGAAGAGGATATGTTCTTAGAAGATTGGCAAGAAGAGCGATAAGACATGCCAAATTGATAGGCATAGATAAAAAATTTATAAATGATGTTGCAAATGTAGTTATAGATGTATATGCAGACGGATATGAAGATCTTGTAACAAATAAAGATTATATAAATAAAATACTGAAGATGGAAGAAGAAAAATTCAACGAGACATTAGACACAGGAATAAATATCTTAAACGCATATATTGAAGATGCAGTTAAAAATAATGACAAAAAAATAAAAGGCGAAGACGCATTCAAATTATATGACACATATGGTTTTCCGTTGGAGCTTACAATAGAAATTGCTGAAGAAAAAAATTGCTCAGTAGATAAAGAAGAATTTGAAAATCAAATGCAACAACAGAGGGAAAGAGCAAGAAATGCAAGAGCAAAAGGCACTGATATAGGCTGGAAAGATGAAATATCAAGTTTGGATTTATCAGTAAAAAATACAGAATTTGTAGGATATGACAGTCTTGAAATTGAAAATTCTATACAAGATATAATTTTTGAAAAAAAGATAGTAGATGAAGCATTGCAAGGACAAGAAGTTATATTGATTTTCGACAGAACGCCTTTTTATGCAGAATCAGGTGGACAAGTGGGAGATATTGGACAAATTTCAGGAGAAAATTTCAAAATAATTGTAAATGATGTAAAAAAATCTACTAACGGATTATACTTGCACCACTGCACAATAGAAGAAGGAAGAGTAAAAAAATCAGAAAAAGCTGTTTTAAAAGTTGATAAGGATATAAGATTTGCAACAAGAAGAAATCACACAGCTACACATCTATTGCACAAAGCGTTAAAAATTGTACTTGGAGATCATATACAACAAGCGGGTTCATTAGTATCAAGTGACAGATTAAGATTTGACTTTAATCATTTTTCAGGTATGAGCAAAGAAGAAATATCTATGGTGGAAAAAATAGTAAATGAGCAAATATATAATGCACTTGATGTGAAAACAGAAGTTATGTCTATAGAAGATGCAAAGAATACAGGAGCAATGTCATTGTTTGATGAAAAATATGGTGATATGGTAAGAGTTTTAAGTATCGGAGATTTTTCAAAAGAATTTTGTGGTGGTACACATGTAACAAATTCAAATGATATAGGTATGTTTAAAATAACATCAGAAGGCGGAGTTGCATCAGGAGTAAGAAGAATAGAGGCCATAACAGGATTGAAAGTATATGAGTATCTGCTTGGCGAAGAACGTCTTATAGATACGGTATCCAATATAATAAAATCATCTAAAGAAAATATAGAAAAAAGAATAACAGAAGTAGTGGAAGAAAATAAATCATTAGATAAAAAATTAAAACAGATACAAAATGAATCTGCCAAAAATACTCTTGATACTCTTATAAAAAATGCCAAGCAAATAAAAGATGTTAAGCTCATAACATATTCATATGAAAATATGCAAGATGATGTACTAAGGGATATAATGCAGGAAATAATTGACAAAACTGAAAATACAATAGTGATATTTTCAAATGTTATTACAGAAACAGGTAAATTATCCTTTATATGTATGGTTGACAAAGCACTTATACCTAAATACAACGCAGGGAAAATAGTGAAAGAAGTAGCCGTTACAACAGGAGGAAATGGTGGCGGAAAGCCTAATATGGCACAAGCCGGAGGAAAAGATATAAGTAAAATCTCTGAAGCTTTTGCAAAAGCAAAAGAATTTATAGAAAATATATAA